In one window of Azoarcus olearius DNA:
- a CDS encoding cobyrinate a,c-diamide synthase: protein MSAARRCPALLVAAPASGQGKTTVTAALARLHTRLGRRVRVFKCGPDFLDPQIHAVASGAPVYNVDLGMCGEADIAARLYAAAGEADLILVEGVMGLYDGAPSGADIACRFGIPVMAVIDARAMAQTFGAIAHGLATFRAGLPFAGVLANHVGSERHADILRAALPDGMRWFGAVLRDAEAALPERHLGLMQAAEIDDLGTRLDRMADSLARTGAAELPAAVEFPSVPAEALPPLLAGRRIAIARDAAYGFIYPANVDTLRGLGAELAFFSPLAGDPLPACDAVWLPGGYPELHGAALAANTGFWSVLRAHADAGRPLLAECGGMMSLFEAVVDKAGAEHRFGGLLPGRAVMQKRLAALGMQEAELPEGRLSGHTFHYSKSETPLAPLLRARRPDGGEGEAIYRRAAVTASYVHFYFPSNPVAVARLFGAG, encoded by the coding sequence TTGAGCGCCGCACGCCGCTGCCCCGCGCTGTTGGTCGCCGCGCCGGCCTCGGGCCAGGGCAAGACCACGGTCACCGCGGCGCTTGCCCGGCTGCACACCCGGCTCGGGCGCCGCGTGCGGGTGTTCAAGTGCGGGCCGGACTTCCTCGACCCGCAGATCCACGCGGTGGCGAGCGGGGCGCCGGTGTACAACGTCGATCTCGGCATGTGCGGCGAGGCCGACATCGCGGCGCGGCTCTACGCCGCGGCGGGCGAGGCCGACCTGATCCTGGTCGAAGGTGTCATGGGCCTCTACGACGGCGCACCCTCTGGCGCGGACATCGCCTGCCGCTTCGGCATTCCGGTGATGGCGGTGATCGACGCGCGCGCGATGGCGCAGACCTTCGGCGCGATCGCACACGGGCTGGCCACCTTCCGCGCCGGCCTGCCGTTTGCCGGCGTGCTTGCCAATCACGTAGGCAGCGAGCGCCACGCCGACATCCTGCGCGCGGCCTTGCCGGACGGCATGCGCTGGTTCGGCGCGGTGCTGCGCGATGCGGAGGCGGCGCTGCCCGAACGCCATCTCGGCCTGATGCAGGCAGCCGAGATCGACGACCTCGGAACCCGGCTCGATCGCATGGCCGACAGCCTGGCGCGCACCGGCGCCGCCGAGCTGCCGGCCGCGGTCGAGTTTCCGTCCGTCCCGGCGGAAGCGCTTCCGCCGCTGCTCGCGGGGCGCCGCATCGCCATTGCGCGCGACGCCGCCTACGGCTTCATCTACCCGGCCAATGTCGACACGCTGCGCGGGCTGGGCGCCGAGCTGGCCTTCTTCTCGCCGCTTGCCGGCGATCCGCTGCCGGCCTGCGACGCGGTCTGGCTGCCGGGCGGCTATCCCGAACTGCATGGCGCGGCGCTCGCCGCCAACACCGGCTTCTGGTCCGTCCTGCGCGCGCACGCCGACGCTGGCCGGCCGCTGCTGGCCGAATGCGGCGGCATGATGAGCCTGTTCGAGGCGGTGGTGGACAAGGCCGGCGCCGAGCACCGCTTCGGCGGACTGCTGCCGGGACGCGCGGTGATGCAGAAGCGGCTCGCCGCGCTCGGCATGCAGGAAGCCGAGCTGCCGGAAGGGCGGCTCAGCGGCCACACCTTCCATTATTCGAAGAGCGAGACGCCGCTTGCGCCGCTGCTGCGAGCGCGGCGCCCCGATGGCGGCGAGGGTGAAGCGATCTACCGCCGCGCTGCGGTCACCGCCTCGTACGTGCATTTCTACTTCCCGTCCAATCCGGTCGCGGTGGCGCGCCTGTTCGGCGCCGGCTGA
- the asd gene encoding archaetidylserine decarboxylase (Phosphatidylserine decarboxylase is synthesized as a single chain precursor. Generation of the pyruvoyl active site from a Ser is coupled to cleavage of a Gly-Ser bond between the larger (beta) and smaller (alpha chains). It is an integral membrane protein.), whose protein sequence is MSDRLAVLPQYLLPKQRLTLFMGRLAGARAGSLTTAVIRWFIARYGVDMSEAENPDPAAYASFNEFFTRPLRAGARPLAQADFICPVDGAISQFGAIERDQIFQAKGHRYTTTALLGGDRELATHFDHGHFATLYLSPRDYHRIHMPCAGRLTRMIHVPGELFSVNPTTARGVPGLFARNERVVCVFDGEHGPFVMVLVGATIVGSMATVWHGVVNSPRPGMIRDWRYPEGQVVLGQGEEMGRFLLGSTVVMLFPQDCLRFNAEWAPEKAIRLGEKMGDLFSCTPQAV, encoded by the coding sequence GTGTCCGACCGACTCGCCGTCCTGCCGCAGTACCTGCTGCCCAAGCAGCGCCTGACCCTGTTCATGGGCAGACTTGCCGGCGCCCGCGCCGGCTCGCTCACCACCGCGGTGATCCGCTGGTTCATCGCCCGTTACGGGGTGGACATGAGCGAGGCCGAGAATCCGGACCCGGCCGCTTACGCGAGCTTCAACGAGTTCTTCACCCGCCCGCTGCGCGCCGGTGCGCGTCCGCTGGCGCAGGCGGATTTCATCTGCCCGGTGGACGGCGCGATCAGCCAGTTCGGTGCGATCGAGCGCGACCAGATCTTCCAGGCCAAGGGCCACCGCTACACCACCACGGCGCTGCTGGGCGGCGACCGCGAGCTGGCGACGCATTTCGACCATGGCCACTTCGCCACCCTCTACCTCAGCCCGCGCGACTACCACCGTATCCACATGCCTTGCGCGGGGCGGCTGACGCGGATGATCCATGTGCCGGGCGAGCTGTTCTCGGTTAATCCCACCACCGCGCGCGGCGTGCCCGGCCTCTTCGCCCGCAACGAGCGGGTGGTGTGCGTGTTCGACGGCGAACACGGTCCCTTCGTGATGGTGCTGGTCGGCGCCACCATCGTCGGCAGCATGGCCACGGTGTGGCACGGCGTGGTCAATTCCCCCCGCCCGGGCATGATCCGCGACTGGCGCTACCCGGAAGGCCAGGTGGTGCTGGGGCAGGGCGAGGAGATGGGCCGTTTCCTGCTCGGCTCCACCGTGGTGATGCTGTTCCCGCAGGATTGCCTCCGCTTCAATGCGGAGTGGGCGCCGGAAAAGGCGATCCGGTTGGGCGAGAAGATGGGCGATCTTTTCTCCTGCACCCCGCAGGCCGTCTAA
- the leuE gene encoding leucine efflux protein LeuE, whose product MSYGITDPLTFLLGTIFIVLLPGPNSLYVMSVASRHGIAAGYRGAFGIFVGDTVLMLLSATGMASLLHTTPALFMVVKYAGAGYLAWLGIGLLRAAIAGWRQRAAQSGSTAATPVPDAARPFRTALLISLLNPKAILFFVSFFVQFVDPGYAWPALTFLILGVIVQVCSIAYLSALIFGGARLAELFRRRQRLAAAATGSVGGLFIGFSAKLANATLG is encoded by the coding sequence ATGTCCTACGGCATCACCGATCCGCTCACCTTCCTGCTCGGCACCATCTTCATCGTGCTGCTGCCGGGGCCGAACTCGCTCTACGTGATGTCGGTCGCCTCGCGCCACGGCATTGCCGCCGGCTACCGCGGCGCGTTCGGCATCTTCGTCGGCGATACGGTGCTGATGCTGCTGTCGGCCACCGGCATGGCCTCGCTGCTGCACACCACGCCGGCGCTGTTCATGGTGGTGAAGTACGCCGGCGCGGGCTATCTCGCCTGGCTCGGCATCGGCCTGCTGCGCGCCGCCATTGCCGGCTGGCGGCAACGGGCGGCGCAGTCCGGCAGCACGGCGGCCACGCCGGTGCCCGACGCCGCCCGCCCCTTCCGCACCGCGCTGCTGATCAGCCTGTTGAATCCGAAGGCGATCCTGTTCTTCGTGTCCTTCTTCGTGCAGTTCGTCGATCCGGGCTACGCTTGGCCCGCGCTCACCTTCCTGATCCTCGGCGTGATCGTGCAGGTCTGCAGCATCGCCTACCTGTCTGCGCTGATTTTCGGCGGCGCCCGCCTGGCCGAGTTGTTCCGCCGTCGCCAACGGCTGGCGGCCGCGGCAACCGGCAGCGTGGGCGGCCTCTTCATCGGCTTCAGCGCCAAGCTCGCCAACGCAACGCTGGGCTGA
- a CDS encoding ABC transporter ATP-binding protein: protein MAATTPAPAAAPLLEADGLALRIGERWLCCEFSLSLQAGECLALLGPNGAGKTTLLHTLAGLRPPTVGAVMLGGLPYAAWSPAEAARFRGLLVQQQPDHFAASVLETVLIGRHPHLGRWGWESAEDEAIARAALTEFGMADMAARDILTLSGGERQRVALATLLAQAPQLFLLDEPLNHLDLRYQIAVLERFRALADSGRGVVMVLHDINLAARFADHVILLDGRGGVHAGDRDSVLRADLLSHAFGHPLRCIDAGGGRPHFIPE from the coding sequence ATGGCCGCGACGACACCCGCGCCCGCCGCCGCACCGCTGCTGGAGGCCGACGGGCTGGCGCTGCGGATCGGCGAGCGCTGGCTGTGCTGCGAGTTCAGCCTGAGCCTGCAGGCCGGCGAATGCCTTGCGCTGCTCGGCCCCAACGGCGCCGGCAAGACCACGCTGCTGCATACGCTCGCGGGGCTGCGCCCCCCCACGGTGGGCGCGGTGATGCTGGGCGGCCTGCCCTACGCCGCCTGGTCGCCCGCGGAGGCGGCGCGCTTTCGCGGCCTGCTGGTGCAGCAGCAGCCGGACCACTTCGCCGCCAGCGTGCTGGAAACGGTGCTGATCGGCCGTCACCCGCATCTGGGCCGCTGGGGCTGGGAGAGCGCCGAGGACGAGGCGATCGCACGCGCCGCGCTGACGGAGTTCGGCATGGCGGACATGGCCGCGCGCGACATCCTGACGCTGTCCGGCGGCGAGCGGCAGCGGGTGGCGCTGGCCACCCTGCTGGCGCAGGCGCCGCAGCTTTTCCTGCTCGACGAGCCGCTCAACCATCTCGACCTGCGCTACCAGATCGCCGTGCTCGAACGTTTTCGCGCGCTGGCCGACAGCGGGCGCGGGGTGGTGATGGTGCTGCATGACATCAACCTCGCCGCGCGCTTCGCCGACCACGTGATCCTGCTCGACGGCCGCGGCGGCGTGCATGCCGGCGACCGCGACAGCGTGCTGCGCGCGGATCTGCTCAGCCACGCCTTCGGCCATCCGCTGCGCTGCATCGACGCCGGCGGCGGCCGCCCCCATTTCATCCCCGAGTAA
- a CDS encoding acetyl-CoA hydrolase/transferase family protein — translation MSPQDLYASKRMTAADAAGLIRDGDTVVVPTGVGEPPALLHALSERRQSLNGVVVSQILPLRKYAYYDAGTVANVRHSAYFYGGASRPGGQEGWVDFVPNYFSELPLLIDRGLTPADVVVSMASPMDDHGYFSLSLAPDYTMAAVKKARVILLEVNPNVPFAFGDCHVHISQVSGLVESDEALFEVGLPKIGPVQEAIGKYVADLIDDGATLQIGYGGIPDAVVMQLQHKHDLGIHTEMIGDGILSLIESGAVNNSRKNFMPGKMVATFALGSRKLYRHLHRNPALEMHPVDFTNDPYIAARNDNLCAINATLQIDLLGQCGSESLGSTPYSGTGGQVDFVRAANRSKGGKAFIVLPSTAKDDTISRIVPTLTAGTHVTTGKNDINYVVTEYGVAQLRGKSAKQRAEALIAIAHPDFRAELREQARRIKLL, via the coding sequence ATGAGCCCGCAAGATCTTTACGCCAGCAAACGCATGACCGCGGCCGACGCAGCCGGCCTGATCCGCGACGGCGACACGGTGGTGGTGCCCACTGGCGTCGGCGAGCCGCCCGCGCTGCTGCATGCGCTGTCGGAACGCCGTCAGTCGCTCAACGGTGTGGTGGTCAGCCAGATCCTGCCGCTGCGCAAGTACGCGTACTACGACGCCGGCACGGTGGCCAACGTCCGCCACAGCGCCTACTTCTACGGCGGCGCCTCGCGCCCGGGCGGCCAGGAAGGCTGGGTGGATTTCGTCCCCAACTACTTCTCCGAACTGCCGCTGCTGATCGACCGCGGCCTGACCCCGGCCGACGTCGTCGTGTCGATGGCCTCGCCGATGGACGATCACGGTTATTTCTCGCTGTCGCTGGCGCCGGACTACACCATGGCGGCGGTGAAGAAGGCGCGGGTGATCCTGCTGGAAGTGAATCCCAACGTGCCCTTCGCCTTCGGCGACTGCCATGTGCACATCTCGCAGGTCTCCGGCCTGGTGGAGAGCGATGAAGCGCTGTTCGAAGTCGGCCTGCCCAAGATCGGTCCGGTGCAGGAAGCGATCGGCAAGTACGTCGCCGACCTCATCGACGACGGCGCCACGCTGCAGATCGGCTACGGCGGCATTCCCGACGCGGTGGTGATGCAGTTGCAGCACAAGCACGACCTCGGCATCCACACCGAGATGATCGGCGACGGCATCCTGTCGCTGATCGAATCCGGCGCGGTGAACAACAGCCGCAAGAACTTCATGCCCGGCAAGATGGTGGCGACCTTCGCGCTCGGCTCGCGCAAGCTCTACCGCCACCTGCACCGCAATCCGGCGCTGGAGATGCACCCGGTCGATTTCACCAACGATCCCTACATCGCCGCGCGCAACGACAACCTGTGCGCGATCAACGCCACGCTGCAGATCGACCTGCTGGGCCAGTGCGGTTCGGAAAGCCTCGGCTCCACGCCCTACTCCGGCACCGGCGGCCAGGTGGATTTCGTGCGCGCGGCCAACCGCTCCAAGGGCGGCAAGGCCTTCATCGTGCTGCCGTCCACCGCCAAAGACGACACCATCTCGCGCATCGTGCCGACGCTCACCGCCGGCACCCACGTCACCACCGGCAAGAACGACATCAACTACGTCGTCACCGAGTACGGCGTGGCGCAGCTGCGCGGCAAGAGCGCCAAGCAGCGCGCCGAGGCGTTGATCGCGATCGCCCACCCCGACTTCCGCGCCGAGCTGCGCGAGCAGGCGCGCCGCATCAAGCTGCTGTAA
- the cobO gene encoding cob(I)yrinic acid a,c-diamide adenosyltransferase produces MTTSDRDTRHNERMQRKKTVVDEKIAAAQAERGVLLVNTGNGKGKSSAAFGLVVRALGHGMKVGVVQFIKSRGDTGEEKVLGGLPGVSWHVMGEGFTWETQDRARDVAAAAAAWERARGFLRDPEIALVVLDELNIALKYRYLEIDTVLADLLARPTMQHVVVTGRAAPPELVAAADTVTDMTPVKHAFAAGVKAMPGMEW; encoded by the coding sequence ATGACGACATCCGATCGCGATACGCGCCACAACGAACGCATGCAACGCAAGAAAACCGTGGTGGACGAGAAGATCGCCGCCGCCCAGGCCGAGCGCGGCGTGCTGCTGGTCAATACCGGCAACGGCAAGGGCAAGAGCTCGGCCGCGTTCGGCCTGGTGGTGCGCGCGCTGGGTCATGGCATGAAGGTGGGCGTGGTGCAGTTCATCAAGAGCCGCGGCGACACCGGCGAGGAAAAGGTGCTCGGCGGCCTGCCGGGCGTGAGCTGGCACGTGATGGGCGAGGGTTTCACCTGGGAAACGCAGGACCGCGCGCGCGATGTCGCCGCCGCCGCCGCCGCGTGGGAGCGGGCGCGCGGCTTCCTGCGCGACCCCGAAATCGCGTTGGTCGTGCTGGACGAGCTGAACATCGCGCTGAAGTACCGCTATCTTGAAATCGACACCGTGCTCGCCGACCTGCTGGCGCGGCCGACGATGCAGCACGTGGTCGTTACCGGTCGCGCCGCGCCGCCCGAACTGGTGGCCGCGGCCGACACCGTGACCGACATGACGCCGGTCAAGCATGCCTTTGCCGCCGGGGTGAAGGCGATGCCCGGCATGGAGTGGTGA
- the cobA gene encoding uroporphyrinogen-III C-methyltransferase: MTHSRLRNPRPGPLPGHVYLVGAGPGDPELLTLRGARLVEGADVVVYDNLVSPAIIDLAPARAERIYVGKKAADHTLPQDEINQLLVKLAGEGKRVVRLKGGDPFIFGRGGEEMEVLVAAGVTVEVVPGVTAAAGIAAYAGIPLTHREHAQSVVFTTGFLKDGALDLDWPMLARRGQTLVIYMGISRLAEICAQLVAHGLPATTPAGVIERGTTAAQRVVTADLMTLPARVTEAGIRPPALTIVGDVVGLYPRLAWFSAAPPEGEPHLAHAGCSAVHAGQVAEGLDGDAAAGRGDAC; this comes from the coding sequence ATGACGCATTCCCGCCTGCGCAATCCGCGCCCCGGCCCGTTGCCGGGTCATGTCTACCTGGTCGGCGCCGGCCCCGGCGATCCGGAACTGCTGACGCTGCGCGGTGCGCGCCTGGTCGAGGGCGCCGACGTCGTGGTTTATGACAACCTCGTCAGCCCGGCGATCATCGACCTCGCGCCGGCCCGCGCGGAACGCATCTACGTGGGCAAGAAGGCGGCCGACCACACCCTGCCGCAGGACGAGATCAACCAGCTGCTGGTGAAGCTTGCCGGCGAGGGCAAGCGGGTGGTGCGGCTGAAGGGCGGCGACCCCTTCATCTTCGGCCGTGGCGGCGAGGAGATGGAGGTGCTGGTGGCCGCTGGCGTGACCGTGGAGGTGGTGCCGGGCGTCACCGCGGCGGCCGGCATCGCCGCCTACGCCGGCATACCGCTGACGCACCGCGAACATGCGCAGTCCGTCGTGTTCACCACCGGCTTCCTGAAGGACGGTGCGCTCGATCTCGACTGGCCGATGCTGGCGCGGCGCGGGCAGACGCTGGTGATCTACATGGGCATTTCGCGGCTGGCCGAGATCTGCGCGCAACTCGTCGCCCATGGCCTGCCGGCCACCACGCCGGCCGGCGTCATCGAGCGCGGTACCACCGCGGCGCAGCGCGTGGTGACCGCGGACCTGATGACCCTGCCCGCGCGCGTGACCGAGGCCGGCATCCGTCCGCCCGCGCTGACCATCGTCGGTGACGTTGTCGGGCTGTACCCGCGCCTCGCGTGGTTTTCCGCCGCGCCGCCCGAAGGCGAACCGCATCTGGCGCATGCCGGCTGCAGCGCGGTGCATGCCGGGCAGGTCGCGGAGGGCCTCGACGGCGACGCCGCGGCCGGGCGCGGGGACGCGTGTTGA
- a CDS encoding PEP-CTERM sorting domain-containing protein — translation MKNKLLAMASTVALLGALPYSAAHAGFTTCSTSDVKVTTVLLSTDTTSDITKPNLPSPINSFDCAGGFAGNDMPKPSQEADGNLGYAGDGLLNGAPQQGGQGGGVLFPGGAFISDTYPLSDLDKDGEVDDPGWIMLGRIDFAKDGSGTFKPMLIGGDDSIVWASFFTVKSNGDGTGTWAFTPDPDVAKRAFDILGKNYFDQFALIFKQSTAFAAYDFTAAQFGIEHPTADMTPLHFGGTFDISKTLGKGLSHVSLWARDPSFGITTVPEPGALGLLGLATLGLAFARRKRA, via the coding sequence ATGAAAAACAAGCTCCTCGCGATGGCCTCCACCGTCGCCCTGCTCGGTGCCCTCCCGTATTCCGCGGCGCATGCGGGCTTCACCACGTGTAGCACCAGCGACGTGAAGGTGACCACGGTGCTGCTGTCGACCGACACCACCTCGGACATCACCAAGCCCAACCTGCCTTCGCCGATCAACTCGTTCGATTGCGCGGGCGGTTTTGCGGGCAACGACATGCCGAAGCCGTCCCAGGAGGCCGACGGAAATCTCGGCTACGCGGGCGACGGCCTGCTCAACGGCGCACCTCAGCAGGGCGGCCAGGGTGGCGGCGTCCTGTTCCCGGGCGGCGCCTTCATCAGCGACACCTACCCGCTGTCGGATCTCGACAAGGACGGCGAGGTGGACGACCCGGGCTGGATCATGCTCGGCCGCATCGACTTCGCGAAGGATGGCTCCGGCACCTTCAAGCCGATGCTGATCGGCGGTGACGACAGCATCGTCTGGGCCAGCTTCTTCACCGTGAAGAGCAATGGCGACGGCACCGGCACCTGGGCGTTCACCCCGGATCCGGACGTCGCGAAGCGTGCTTTCGACATCCTGGGCAAGAACTACTTCGACCAGTTCGCCCTGATCTTCAAGCAATCCACCGCGTTCGCCGCCTACGACTTCACCGCGGCCCAGTTCGGCATCGAGCACCCGACCGCCGACATGACCCCGCTGCACTTCGGCGGCACCTTCGACATCTCGAAGACGCTGGGCAAGGGGCTGTCGCACGTCAGCCTGTGGGCGCGCGACCCGTCCTTCGGCATCACCACGGTGCCGGAACCCGGTGCGCTCGGCCTGCTCGGCCTTGCCACGCTCGGCCTCGCTTTCGCCCGTCGCAAGCGCGCCTGA
- a CDS encoding DUF2145 domain-containing protein, producing the protein MKGLRSALLIAAVALSAAADAGQRCVPLTNVEVLSKAFTLAQLARTELDKTDARVVLLARIGQDLSDYGLTWSHAGFAVRDHPRGRWSVVHELNLCGTATSAVHVQGLANFYGDDLFAYRSVAYRLPAELETRLLPVLTTEAALMTHGAEYRLTAYPFSSKYQNSNGWIIETLAVAMAPEGAVVSRDTAQSWLRSAGYRPTTLDIGWLKRLGGRVLKDIVSFDDHPPAQRWRGQIEVATVDSIFGFLQARLDPARSGPDPLLHFGLPDAEATAAP; encoded by the coding sequence ATGAAGGGCCTTCGATCCGCGCTGCTGATCGCCGCGGTCGCGCTGAGTGCCGCCGCTGACGCGGGCCAACGCTGCGTCCCCCTGACCAACGTGGAGGTGCTATCGAAAGCCTTCACCCTCGCCCAGCTTGCCCGCACCGAACTCGACAAGACCGACGCCCGCGTGGTGCTGCTTGCCCGCATCGGCCAGGATCTGTCCGATTACGGCCTCACCTGGTCGCACGCCGGCTTCGCGGTGCGCGACCATCCGCGCGGGCGCTGGTCGGTGGTGCATGAACTCAACCTGTGCGGCACCGCGACCTCGGCCGTCCATGTGCAGGGGCTGGCGAACTTCTACGGCGACGACCTGTTTGCCTATCGCAGCGTGGCCTACCGGCTGCCGGCAGAACTGGAAACGCGGCTGCTGCCGGTGCTGACCACCGAAGCGGCGCTGATGACCCATGGCGCGGAATACCGGCTGACGGCATATCCGTTCTCGTCGAAATACCAGAACAGCAACGGCTGGATCATCGAAACCCTGGCGGTGGCGATGGCGCCGGAGGGCGCGGTGGTGTCGCGCGACACCGCGCAAAGCTGGCTGCGCAGCGCCGGCTACAGGCCGACCACGCTCGATATCGGCTGGCTGAAGCGACTGGGCGGCCGGGTGCTGAAGGACATCGTCTCGTTCGACGACCATCCACCCGCGCAGCGCTGGCGCGGGCAGATCGAGGTGGCGACGGTGGATTCGATCTTCGGCTTCCTGCAGGCGCGGCTGGACCCGGCGCGCAGCGGGCCGGACCCGCTGCTGCACTTCGGCCTGCCGGACGCCGAAGCGACAGCTGCGCCTTAG
- a CDS encoding carboxypeptidase M32 translates to MHTAYAELTRHYLRLYRYDHLASIVGWDRNAMMPPKGNEARAAAEAELQALIHRGRTDPRLAELIAAAEAEPLDDVERANLREIRRNWQDANALPEALVEARSLAGARCEHAWRSQRPANDWTGFLVNFREVVRLSREEARLLSGHTGLSPYDALMDRFEPGMRAAEIERIFGEVRSWLPGLIARVGEKQRAEPVIAPVGPFPVAAQRALSVAVMRMLGFDFDGGRLDESAHPFSGGVPEDVRLTTRYHEDDFTRALLGTIHETGHARYEQNLPRAWCGQPLGLARSYGIHESQSLSFEMQLARSRGFVGLLAPLLREHFGDQPAFDADNLYRLFTRVKPGYIRIAADEVTYPAHVILRFEIERALIEGEIEAEDIPALWDEKMQALLGLDTRGNYADGCLQDVHWTDGAFGYFPSYTLGAMYAAQWFATLRRVQPDVDGRIAQGDFAPVFGWLNDNIWSQASRWETPELVRRASGEALNPAHFRAHLEARYLGGD, encoded by the coding sequence ATGCACACCGCTTACGCCGAACTCACGCGCCACTACCTCCGCCTCTACCGCTACGACCACCTCGCTTCCATCGTGGGCTGGGACCGCAACGCGATGATGCCGCCCAAGGGCAATGAAGCCCGCGCCGCGGCCGAGGCCGAGCTGCAGGCGCTGATCCACCGCGGCCGCACCGATCCGCGCCTGGCCGAGCTGATCGCCGCCGCGGAAGCGGAGCCATTGGACGACGTCGAGCGCGCCAACCTGCGCGAGATTCGGCGCAACTGGCAGGACGCCAACGCGTTGCCGGAAGCGCTGGTGGAAGCCAGGTCGCTGGCCGGCGCGCGCTGCGAGCACGCCTGGCGCAGCCAGCGCCCGGCCAACGACTGGACGGGCTTTCTGGTGAACTTCCGCGAGGTGGTGCGCCTGTCGCGCGAGGAGGCGCGGCTGCTGTCCGGGCACACCGGCTTGTCGCCCTATGACGCGCTGATGGACCGCTTCGAACCCGGCATGCGTGCGGCGGAGATCGAGCGCATTTTCGGTGAGGTGCGCAGCTGGCTGCCCGGGCTGATCGCGCGGGTGGGCGAGAAGCAGCGCGCCGAGCCGGTGATCGCCCCGGTCGGGCCTTTTCCGGTGGCGGCACAGCGCGCGCTGAGCGTCGCGGTGATGCGGATGCTGGGTTTCGACTTCGACGGCGGCCGGCTGGACGAGAGTGCCCATCCCTTTTCTGGCGGCGTACCCGAGGACGTGCGCCTCACCACCCGTTATCACGAGGACGATTTCACCCGCGCGCTGCTCGGCACCATCCACGAAACCGGCCACGCCCGCTACGAGCAGAACCTGCCGCGCGCCTGGTGCGGGCAGCCGCTCGGGCTGGCGCGCTCCTACGGCATCCACGAGAGCCAGAGCCTGTCGTTCGAGATGCAGCTGGCGCGCAGCCGTGGCTTCGTCGGCCTGCTGGCGCCCTTGCTGCGCGAGCATTTCGGCGACCAGCCCGCCTTCGACGCGGACAACCTGTACCGGCTGTTCACCCGTGTGAAGCCGGGCTACATCCGCATCGCGGCGGACGAGGTGACCTATCCGGCGCATGTCATCCTGCGCTTCGAGATCGAGCGCGCGCTGATCGAAGGCGAGATCGAGGCGGAGGACATTCCGGCGCTGTGGGACGAGAAGATGCAGGCCCTGCTCGGCCTCGACACCCGCGGCAACTACGCCGACGGCTGCCTGCAGGACGTGCACTGGACCGACGGTGCCTTCGGCTACTTCCCGAGCTACACCTTGGGTGCGATGTACGCCGCGCAGTGGTTTGCCACGCTGCGCCGGGTTCAGCCGGATGTCGATGGACGGATCGCGCAGGGCGATTTCGCCCCGGTGTTCGGCTGGCTGAACGACAACATCTGGTCGCAGGCGAGCCGCTGGGAAACCCCGGAACTGGTACGGCGCGCGAGCGGCGAAGCGCTCAATCCGGCGCATTTCCGCGCCCACCTCGAGGCGCGCTATCTCGGCGGGGACTGA